AAGAGTTGCAGGCTACGATGGGTTAACTACCTTCATCCCGGCCTCAAGCGCGGCCGCATGACGCCCCAGGAAGAAGACCTTGTGGTCGAACTCCATGCTAAATGGGGCAACAGGTCTGATCCACTCACGCACACATCTTCATGCCTCGTTGCCTGTAGTCTAAGTTATTTAGCCAGGTTTGATCGTAGGTGGTCTCGCATTGCTCGGCGGCTGCCAGGGCGcaccgacaacgagatcaagaactactggaggacACACATGAGGAAGAAGGCACAGGAGCGAAGGACGTGCTCGTCGCCCTCGCCATCTTCATCATCTTCGAGTAACGGACCTCCATCGGAACTTAGAGTGGAAAAGCACGACGGCGACAGCGTTGC
The window above is part of the Musa acuminata AAA Group cultivar baxijiao chromosome BXJ2-6, Cavendish_Baxijiao_AAA, whole genome shotgun sequence genome. Proteins encoded here:
- the LOC135583828 gene encoding transcription factor MYB59-like isoform X3; translation: MDGAGGPPTGLNRSGKSCRLRWVNYLHPGLKRGRMTPQEEDLVVELHAKWGNRFDRRWSRIARRLPGRTDNEIKNYWRTHMRKKAQERRTCSSPSPSSSSSSNGPPSELRVEKHDGDSVAEGSAFTSGLELTDDEVKGYTMDQIWNEIAASESCNMECPPTSSSIWEDKSESLWRLNEDLRISNPPRV